CATTTTTTCTATACATACAGACGCAGACACCGGATCATATGTACCTCTGCCAGCAGATAGCTGCATTGCCCCTTAAGAAATGTCCGGGAAAAAGCATCGAATACCTAACGCTTGACGGAATAAAGGCAATACTTGATGTGGTGGATACGGCAACACCTGCCGGCAGGCGGGATCTGGTCCTACTCAGTGTCCTGTATGACAGTGCAGCCAGAGTTCAGGAGATTGCTGACCTGAAGGTCGGTGACATACGGCTTCCAAAACCCTCCACAATTCGCCTGACCGGCAAAGGGAATAAAACAAGGGTTGTCCCGCTGATGGATTCCACTGCAAGGCTGTTGCACCAATACCTGGATGAAAATACCCTGCATCCAGTGGAACACTACAATCATCCGGTATTCAAGAACCGCAGCGGAACCAAACTGACCCGAGCCGGGATTACTTACATACTGGACAAATATGTTACCATTGCAAAGCAGTCCTACCCTGCATTAATGCCAAAGGATATTTCGCCACATTCTTTTCGGCATAGTAAAAGCATGCATATGCTTCAGGCAGGAGTACCCCTGATATATATCAGGGATTTCCTTGGCCATGCTGAAATTTCCACGACGGAAGTGTATGCCCGGTGTGACAGTAGTCAAAAACGGAAAGCCATAGAGGCTGCTTACCCAAATATCCAAGTATCAGCGTTACCATCCTGGCAGTCTGATGATGGACTGATGAACTGGCTCAAATCTCTTTGCTAAATTGTATGCCTGTTTATGGTGAAATGTAAAGTCATTCGGCTTGGAAATGCGTATTTAAAAGCATATATCTGACTTACTCTACATTTTGCCGAACTTGCCATTTCACATCAAATGTGAAGCTTCACATTTGATGTGGTAGTTGTACTGGACGGTGGCAACTTTCCACTGCGCCAGCTCATAGGGCTGCCGGGGCAGCGGCTGCAGAAAGTT
The sequence above is a segment of the Bacillota bacterium genome. Coding sequences within it:
- a CDS encoding site-specific integrase; its protein translation is MKPTDLAKYLTRYLTSYLPDTRGLSTNTIASRRDTFALFFSYLQDEKKINPSKAHISSLDAETVTGFLDWLENTRGCSASTRNLRLSALKAFFLYIQTQTPDHMYLCQQIAALPLKKCPGKSIEYLTLDGIKAILDVVDTATPAGRRDLVLLSVLYDSAARVQEIADLKVGDIRLPKPSTIRLTGKGNKTRVVPLMDSTARLLHQYLDENTLHPVEHYNHPVFKNRSGTKLTRAGITYILDKYVTIAKQSYPALMPKDISPHSFRHSKSMHMLQAGVPLIYIRDFLGHAEISTTEVYARCDSSQKRKAIEAAYPNIQVSALPSWQSDDGLMNWLKSLC